A single genomic interval of Bradyrhizobium sp. AZCC 1693 harbors:
- a CDS encoding glycosyltransferase family 4 protein, with product MVIDKSRDVLAHLQDSNMTMLANQRRTDTACTSETKSNEGAVRPLQVVVFTPLGAGGQGGVDRMMDELRGALRIERFANTKSNFITTRGPGSILFSPAFLALAIVRLLLLRLLGRVDVVHINLSAHGSTYRKLILARISRICRLPYTLHLHSGQFDHFWDSRKGILKNEIDRMFRKSQRIVVLGNYWQRIVSDRVPDCSRKIVVVPNATRKAIARNPGIMGDAANILFLGRLGPEKGVPQLVSALASLASKSGWRATLAGDGAVKDTRAAVEQAGLGDRISVPGWVEPARVEALLREANILVLPSLSENLPMSVIEALAHGAAVICTPVGALPDIIEHEKTGLFVEPGSAEGLASALGRLIEDPGLRRRLGEAGKALHRTRLDIEVCAERLVAIWTESVDAGQR from the coding sequence TTGGTCATTGATAAATCTCGAGATGTTCTTGCGCACCTTCAGGATAGCAACATGACAATGTTGGCTAACCAGAGAAGGACAGACACGGCTTGCACAAGCGAAACGAAATCCAATGAAGGAGCGGTTCGTCCGCTTCAGGTTGTCGTTTTTACTCCCCTCGGCGCAGGTGGCCAAGGAGGCGTTGATCGTATGATGGACGAGTTGCGAGGCGCTCTACGAATAGAGCGTTTCGCAAACACAAAATCTAATTTCATCACCACTCGAGGCCCGGGATCGATACTGTTCTCACCCGCCTTTCTTGCGCTCGCCATCGTGCGCTTGTTGCTGCTCAGGCTGCTCGGACGAGTAGATGTTGTGCATATAAATCTTTCGGCGCACGGCAGCACGTATCGCAAACTCATCTTGGCCCGCATCTCAAGAATCTGTCGGCTGCCATACACGTTGCATCTGCATAGCGGGCAGTTTGATCATTTTTGGGATTCTCGGAAGGGTATCCTGAAGAATGAAATAGATCGGATGTTTCGAAAGAGCCAGAGGATCGTCGTGCTCGGCAACTACTGGCAGCGGATAGTTTCTGACAGAGTTCCGGACTGTTCCAGAAAAATTGTCGTTGTTCCAAATGCCACACGGAAAGCTATCGCCAGGAATCCCGGAATCATGGGTGATGCAGCCAACATTCTCTTCTTGGGCCGGCTCGGGCCGGAAAAAGGTGTTCCGCAACTTGTGTCGGCTCTTGCGAGCCTGGCTTCCAAGTCTGGCTGGAGGGCGACGTTGGCAGGTGACGGAGCGGTGAAGGATACGAGAGCCGCAGTTGAGCAAGCGGGGCTTGGCGATCGTATCTCGGTGCCCGGTTGGGTCGAGCCGGCGCGGGTCGAGGCGCTGTTGCGTGAGGCCAATATTCTGGTGCTTCCATCCCTTAGTGAAAATCTCCCGATGTCGGTGATCGAGGCACTAGCTCACGGCGCGGCCGTCATTTGTACCCCGGTCGGAGCGCTTCCAGATATTATTGAGCACGAGAAGACTGGACTGTTCGTCGAACCAGGTTCCGCCGAGGGACTCGCTTCCGCACTCGGCCGCCTCATTGAGGATCCAGGCTTGAGGCGGCGTCTTGGAGAGGCTGGAAAGGCTTTGCATAGAACGCGGTTGGACATTGAAGTTTGCGCTGAACGCCTCGTGGCGATCTGGACTGAATCGGTCGACGCGGGACAGCGCTGA
- a CDS encoding polysaccharide deacetylase family protein, with amino-acid sequence MNQILRNCLYYGASRVGELPFLRSRLAARAAIILFHEIQRDCQSELMTGTAVSLFEYSLDWLQRGGWSIVSLDECLEKLARNDRSRRYAVLTFDDGYRDNVSVALPILERHNAPFMMYVPTGAPTRTMQTWWLGLRKLFLSRDKVAIDALGRQFHCSDIRSKTSALTEVTRWVHQDYRRGAMLAPTFKQNGISLAALNDEYFLDERELGILARHPLASIGGHTASHAALATLDEPSARAELADNRGYLENLLQFPVRHVAYPYGGFRACGPREERLVTEVGFQTAVTTRQGRLHDHTVNHFALPRIGFSSRSGFTARMSGIIEVVQAP; translated from the coding sequence ATGAACCAGATTCTGCGAAATTGCCTGTACTACGGCGCAAGTCGGGTTGGAGAGCTGCCTTTCCTTCGCTCACGCCTCGCGGCCAGAGCGGCAATCATATTGTTTCATGAGATACAGCGTGATTGTCAGTCCGAATTGATGACGGGAACAGCAGTTTCGCTTTTTGAGTATTCACTCGATTGGCTGCAGCGAGGCGGATGGTCAATCGTCAGCCTCGATGAATGTCTTGAGAAACTGGCAAGGAATGATCGATCGCGTCGTTATGCGGTTCTCACTTTCGACGACGGCTACCGCGACAATGTCTCGGTGGCGCTTCCAATCCTCGAGCGGCATAACGCGCCGTTCATGATGTACGTGCCCACTGGCGCCCCAACGCGCACCATGCAGACGTGGTGGTTGGGTTTGCGTAAATTATTTCTCTCGAGAGATAAGGTTGCTATCGATGCACTAGGCCGCCAGTTCCATTGTTCTGACATTCGAAGCAAGACATCGGCATTGACCGAGGTGACCCGGTGGGTTCACCAGGATTATCGGCGCGGCGCAATGCTCGCGCCGACGTTCAAACAGAATGGGATTTCGCTAGCGGCATTGAATGACGAATACTTTCTGGACGAGCGCGAACTTGGCATTCTTGCGCGTCATCCGCTCGCGTCAATCGGAGGCCATACGGCCTCACATGCAGCGCTTGCGACCCTGGACGAGCCTTCAGCGCGAGCCGAATTGGCCGATAACCGTGGCTATCTAGAGAATCTTCTTCAATTTCCCGTTCGGCACGTTGCGTATCCGTATGGCGGTTTCAGAGCGTGCGGTCCTCGTGAAGAGCGTCTGGTGACCGAAGTGGGTTTTCAAACTGCGGTGACAACACGACAAGGGCGATTGCACGATCACACGGTGAATCATTTTGCTCTTCCTAGAATCGGCTTTAGCAGTCGTTCAGGCTTCACGGCTCGAATGAGCGGTATCATCGAAGTAGTGCAGGCGCCATGA
- a CDS encoding heparinase II/III family protein, whose amino-acid sequence MGSVFGRIAWYRDRLAAMSAAEIAHRVRETASRQAARRHDGGWDAVEPFGPLTMIPGIRSRIIAASPDLSALITREADNIRAGNFCLLGARWPKPPLIPPDPRFWRIDPENGESFPQWDAYTFDISFRHGINTREIKRVWELNRLQFLVPLAADAVLKNHSESALLAGMIRSWMAGNPPFRGPSWISGIELALRISSVALALSIIGVDSLDSVTRKAALRFFFAHVDWIRRFPSLNSSANNHRIAELAGLIVGSTMAPGFPGAVVLRENSWRALLAEIDQQIHPDGVGAEQSPGYSAFSIELFLLAATALEREGSLPAATVERLSAWSEHSLWLMDSDAKIPAIGDFDDCRAIATTQAPEPKYVASIVAVVSGCVGRPDLAPPAKDPSIRDVILGSANVSPAQPVGMRSFTSGGFSVIRSWHKDPVVLTFDHGPIGYRSIAAHGHADTLSIWLSVGSQPVIVDAGTYLYHSNRDLRNLFRDTTVHNTLSLDGTGSSRPSGPFNWASKANARLILSENAPIARVVAEHDGYVAQYGVTHRRTVEFDDASRFTIVDELLEVPTDRNVTVSFLLDPTCQSTVEPDRSGVLITHNNRQFIRIASAGPLRARVVRGDEAAGLGWLSPSFGVRIPTDQILFEGRLHEPSTITISVL is encoded by the coding sequence TTGGGATCCGTTTTTGGTCGAATCGCCTGGTACCGTGACCGTCTGGCGGCAATGAGTGCGGCGGAGATTGCCCACCGGGTACGCGAGACTGCCAGTAGGCAAGCTGCGCGTCGGCATGATGGCGGCTGGGACGCGGTTGAGCCATTTGGTCCGCTGACGATGATACCCGGCATTCGTTCCCGGATTATCGCCGCTTCACCAGATCTCTCCGCTCTCATAACGCGCGAAGCCGACAACATCCGTGCTGGCAACTTTTGCCTTCTCGGTGCGCGTTGGCCGAAGCCTCCTTTGATTCCACCAGATCCGAGGTTCTGGCGTATCGACCCCGAAAACGGCGAGTCATTTCCGCAATGGGACGCCTACACCTTCGACATCTCGTTCCGGCATGGCATAAACACGCGAGAAATCAAGCGCGTTTGGGAGCTCAATCGGCTGCAATTTCTAGTTCCTCTCGCCGCCGATGCAGTGCTCAAGAACCATAGCGAGTCTGCGCTTTTGGCTGGTATGATCAGGTCATGGATGGCGGGCAATCCACCCTTTCGTGGACCTAGCTGGATTTCCGGCATCGAACTCGCCCTGCGTATCAGCTCGGTGGCGTTGGCGCTCTCCATCATCGGAGTTGATTCCCTTGACAGCGTCACACGCAAAGCGGCGCTTCGCTTCTTCTTTGCACATGTCGACTGGATCAGGCGATTTCCATCGCTCAATTCTTCCGCTAACAACCACCGGATCGCCGAACTTGCGGGACTGATTGTCGGCTCGACCATGGCTCCGGGATTTCCCGGTGCCGTCGTATTACGCGAGAATAGCTGGCGCGCGTTGCTCGCCGAAATTGATCAGCAAATTCATCCGGACGGTGTGGGTGCTGAACAATCTCCTGGCTACTCTGCATTTTCGATTGAGCTGTTCCTCCTTGCCGCCACGGCCCTTGAACGCGAAGGCAGCCTGCCAGCAGCTACCGTAGAGCGGCTTTCAGCGTGGTCTGAGCATTCTCTTTGGCTGATGGACAGCGATGCAAAAATACCTGCGATCGGCGACTTCGACGATTGCCGAGCTATCGCGACGACACAAGCGCCAGAGCCAAAATACGTCGCGTCCATTGTCGCAGTCGTTTCGGGCTGCGTCGGCCGCCCAGATCTCGCGCCACCGGCCAAAGATCCAAGCATTCGTGATGTAATCCTGGGATCCGCCAATGTGTCACCAGCACAACCTGTTGGAATGCGTTCGTTTACGAGCGGCGGCTTCTCGGTAATCCGAAGCTGGCATAAGGATCCTGTCGTTCTTACGTTCGATCACGGTCCAATTGGCTATCGGTCAATCGCTGCTCATGGCCACGCAGATACGCTTTCCATCTGGCTATCTGTAGGCAGCCAGCCTGTGATCGTAGATGCTGGAACGTACCTGTATCATTCGAACAGGGACCTGCGGAATCTGTTCAGGGATACCACGGTTCATAACACTTTAAGTCTTGATGGCACTGGATCAAGTCGCCCATCTGGGCCGTTTAACTGGGCGAGCAAGGCGAATGCGCGCCTCATATTGTCCGAAAATGCTCCAATTGCGCGGGTTGTGGCAGAGCATGACGGCTACGTCGCGCAATATGGCGTAACGCATCGACGAACGGTGGAATTTGATGACGCTTCGCGGTTCACGATCGTTGACGAACTCCTTGAAGTCCCCACAGACAGAAACGTTACTGTATCGTTTCTCCTGGATCCGACCTGCCAGTCGACAGTCGAGCCGGATCGGAGTGGGGTATTGATCACCCACAACAATCGTCAATTCATTCGAATCGCAAGCGCCGGTCCATTGAGGGCTAGGGTGGTTCGCGGCGACGAAGCAGCAGGACTTGGGTGGTTGTCGCCATCCTTCGGCGTGCGCATACCTACCGATCAGATCCTTTTCGAGGGTCGTCTCCACGAACCCTCGACTATCACAATTAGCGTGCTCTAG
- the asnB gene encoding asparagine synthase (glutamine-hydrolyzing) translates to MCGIFGWVVEAAKHQDRNTLISLTDLMCHRGPDGSGYRLHETSDERFQIGFGHRRLSIIDIGGGAQPMSSEDGRFTLIFNGEIYNYVELRQELVALGHRFRTNSDTEVLIEAYRAWQLDAVRRLRGMFGFALWDETEQRLVLARDAFGKKPLFLAELQGVLLFGSEIEPIVQFPGFSRAFDSEALGQYLLNRYVPGPSTFFRAVKKLLPGHYAVWQGGTLKTTRYFTPPFATTVPDVKSFEDAIRLFEATFDEAVRIRMRSDAPFGAYLSGGVDSSAVVATMVRHSAEPVRTFSVGFREAEYSELDHARVVAGQFGTSHNELVVEPNAFLEHWSTAVLRRGAPVSEASDVPIFMLSEMASRNVKMVLTGEGADELMGGYPKHRAEQWIGLYQWLMPKLLHDRLIHPLARSLPYGMRRVKILALAAGERDHVNRMRVWFGGLSVGESEAMLGRRLSAMPPDLFPYSSEIESSLRRTLFFDQTSWLPDNLLERGDRMMMAGSIEGRMPFMDTVLASVVARFPDEFLTGGKGGKTVLRAAMDKILPPEILRRKKVGFRVPVGEWFRGPYRAFLKDMLVSETSSVARLVSGLKLRRLVTEHLDGRQNHERVLWSLINLEMFLRTFRIAT, encoded by the coding sequence ATGTGCGGGATATTCGGATGGGTCGTTGAGGCGGCGAAGCATCAGGATCGCAACACCCTTATCAGCCTTACCGATTTGATGTGTCATCGGGGGCCGGACGGCTCGGGCTACCGGCTTCACGAGACGTCTGATGAGCGATTTCAAATCGGCTTCGGCCACCGCCGGCTTTCGATTATCGACATCGGTGGCGGCGCGCAGCCAATGTCGAGTGAGGACGGCCGCTTCACCTTAATCTTCAACGGCGAAATCTATAATTACGTTGAACTACGACAGGAACTCGTTGCGCTTGGCCATCGCTTTCGCACGAACTCGGATACCGAGGTGCTTATCGAAGCCTATCGCGCCTGGCAGCTCGACGCAGTACGCAGATTGCGCGGCATGTTCGGCTTTGCGCTGTGGGACGAGACCGAGCAGCGACTAGTACTTGCCCGCGACGCCTTCGGCAAAAAGCCACTGTTTCTCGCCGAGCTGCAGGGTGTTCTTCTCTTCGGCTCGGAGATTGAGCCGATCGTTCAGTTTCCGGGTTTTAGCCGAGCGTTCGATTCGGAAGCGCTGGGCCAATATCTTCTCAATCGCTATGTTCCAGGGCCCTCCACGTTTTTCCGTGCGGTGAAGAAGCTGCTGCCTGGTCACTATGCCGTATGGCAAGGCGGAACGCTGAAGACAACACGCTATTTTACGCCGCCGTTCGCGACGACAGTGCCGGACGTTAAGTCATTTGAAGATGCCATTCGTCTATTCGAAGCGACATTTGACGAGGCCGTTCGCATTCGCATGCGTAGCGACGCGCCGTTCGGCGCGTATCTTTCGGGTGGCGTTGACTCGTCGGCGGTCGTAGCAACCATGGTTAGGCATAGCGCAGAGCCGGTGCGAACGTTCTCGGTAGGCTTTCGGGAAGCGGAGTATTCGGAGCTCGATCATGCGCGTGTCGTCGCAGGTCAATTCGGTACCAGTCACAATGAACTAGTCGTCGAACCAAATGCCTTCCTGGAGCATTGGTCAACAGCCGTTTTGCGGCGTGGCGCGCCGGTTAGCGAGGCATCCGACGTTCCGATCTTCATGCTTTCGGAGATGGCCTCTCGTAACGTGAAGATGGTACTCACGGGAGAGGGCGCCGATGAGCTGATGGGTGGATACCCGAAGCATCGGGCTGAGCAGTGGATAGGTCTGTACCAATGGCTTATGCCAAAGCTATTGCATGACCGACTGATCCATCCGCTGGCGCGTTCATTGCCCTATGGGATGCGGCGTGTGAAGATCCTTGCATTGGCAGCGGGCGAGCGCGACCATGTGAACCGCATGCGGGTATGGTTCGGTGGCCTTTCGGTTGGCGAAAGCGAAGCGATGCTAGGTCGGCGGCTATCGGCAATGCCGCCGGACCTCTTCCCATACTCGTCGGAGATAGAATCCAGTCTGCGGCGTACGCTATTTTTCGATCAGACATCCTGGCTTCCAGATAATCTGTTGGAGCGAGGCGATCGAATGATGATGGCTGGCTCGATCGAGGGGCGGATGCCGTTCATGGATACAGTGCTGGCCAGCGTCGTGGCACGATTCCCGGACGAGTTTCTGACCGGAGGCAAGGGTGGCAAGACGGTGCTACGTGCTGCGATGGACAAGATCTTGCCACCGGAAATCTTGCGACGGAAAAAGGTCGGATTCCGTGTGCCCGTCGGAGAATGGTTCAGAGGGCCTTACCGTGCGTTCCTAAAGGACATGCTGGTGAGTGAAACATCGAGCGTTGCACGGTTAGTAAGCGGCCTTAAGCTTCGCAGGCTTGTGACGGAGCACCTTGATGGTCGACAGAACCACGAAAGAGTCCTTTGGTCATTGATAAATCTCGAGATGTTCTTGCGCACCTTCAGGATAGCAACATGA
- a CDS encoding lipopolysaccharide biosynthesis protein: protein MFGSLFGKSVLAFVYRCSGAVVTFAFGICFARMMTIEEYGTLVSLMTFGLIASTIGLAGQQLRVLREVPVFAARKDYTAIGSIVAKRVRVACLGSILATVIALLIFVAAQGRGGIFGRWEHSTSLLLILPSALIEMQSSLGRTLGSVNMALVPKDVLWRLFIILLGGALFATYGHPVQAADVLVIATGVLVLLIAMQQVHLRHLAEGHRLFTTAVMRSRESIADVLSTSAPFWVTSVATVMFGAIDIVIVSVIVGPESGGYYYAANRLALLLDFFLATFCVPAAPLIARLFDEGRRTEITRVMSGATLAAFIGVLGCVVVLALAGDIALMAFGRSFVGAHGILMVLSVGMWVSTYFGVGSIALNMTGHQRAAMNIMVITSVLGIVAMVGATWMFGIWGTAVVVAIVWVANRAWMAAHIYAAEGIDLTATTMLLAIARRATRMAA, encoded by the coding sequence ATGTTCGGATCCCTCTTCGGGAAGTCTGTGCTGGCCTTCGTTTATCGTTGCTCCGGTGCGGTGGTCACGTTCGCCTTTGGCATCTGTTTCGCCAGGATGATGACCATCGAAGAGTATGGCACTCTCGTGTCGCTGATGACCTTCGGATTAATCGCCTCGACGATTGGCCTGGCTGGTCAGCAACTTCGTGTGCTGCGGGAAGTACCGGTTTTCGCAGCTCGGAAGGACTATACGGCGATCGGCTCGATCGTCGCAAAACGGGTTCGGGTGGCATGTTTGGGCAGTATCTTGGCGACAGTGATCGCCCTCCTCATATTCGTCGCCGCCCAGGGCCGGGGAGGAATATTCGGACGCTGGGAGCATTCCACGAGCTTGCTTCTGATACTGCCATCGGCATTGATCGAAATGCAGAGCTCGCTTGGTCGCACGCTCGGCTCCGTCAACATGGCACTCGTGCCTAAGGACGTGTTGTGGCGATTGTTCATCATATTGTTGGGCGGCGCTCTCTTCGCAACGTACGGTCATCCGGTGCAGGCGGCGGATGTTTTGGTGATCGCGACCGGCGTCCTGGTCCTGCTGATCGCCATGCAGCAAGTTCACCTGCGACATCTCGCCGAAGGCCATAGGCTATTCACCACGGCGGTGATGCGATCGAGGGAGAGCATTGCCGACGTCCTCTCCACTTCCGCTCCCTTCTGGGTGACCAGCGTTGCCACCGTCATGTTCGGGGCAATCGACATCGTCATTGTCTCGGTCATCGTTGGTCCAGAATCCGGCGGATATTATTACGCCGCCAATCGGCTCGCACTCCTTCTCGATTTTTTTCTGGCGACCTTCTGCGTTCCCGCAGCACCTCTCATCGCGCGCCTGTTCGACGAGGGTCGTCGCACGGAGATCACACGCGTCATGTCGGGTGCGACACTGGCTGCCTTTATTGGAGTGCTTGGATGCGTCGTGGTATTGGCGCTGGCCGGCGACATCGCGTTGATGGCCTTTGGAAGGAGTTTTGTCGGCGCCCACGGCATCCTGATGGTACTGTCGGTCGGCATGTGGGTGTCGACATACTTCGGCGTCGGCAGTATCGCACTGAACATGACCGGGCACCAGCGGGCCGCTATGAACATCATGGTCATCACTTCAGTATTGGGCATCGTGGCCATGGTCGGCGCGACCTGGATGTTCGGGATTTGGGGAACAGCGGTCGTTGTCGCCATCGTGTGGGTCGCGAACAGGGCATGGATGGCGGCCCACATCTACGCGGCGGAAGGGATCGATCTCACCGCCACCACGATGCTACTCGCTATCGCGAGGCGTGCAACACGGATGGCCGCATGA
- a CDS encoding glycosyltransferase family 4 protein: MLTRFRDDRGAGRPAQAGVAKPPKSVGIESQLRELAGSDATSGPAGAAPAAQPGINGSVRRRVLIIVENLPVPFDRRVWSEASTLAQHGYEVSVICPKGPGASASFEIIDGIAVYRHWLPREGRGVLSYFAEYGAALFWEFVLSLKILATRGFDVVHACNPPDLIFVVGAFHKFLFGKSFIYDQHDINPEFYEAKFKRRGLLWRVLVLLERMTFALSDVSIATNQSYRTIAIERGRMSPDRVFIVRSGPNLSRVRSVPPDPAWKKGRKFLVAYVGVIGEPEGIDLLLESIKHVRRRRNRDDVQFVVVGSGPVLEEVRKLATSFELDELVTFTGRVDDETLFTILSTADVCVNPDRPSTINDKSTMNKIMEYMALGRPIVQFDLTEGRVSAAEASLYARNTDTAEFGDKILELIDDPVRRVRMGAFGQKRIRDELAWDHEAANLLNAYEKVFSLRYSPSRRRRADVLELRRRDS, translated from the coding sequence ATGTTAACACGCTTTCGTGACGATCGCGGTGCGGGCCGCCCTGCTCAAGCGGGCGTAGCGAAGCCACCCAAGTCGGTCGGCATCGAGAGCCAGCTCCGCGAATTGGCCGGTTCGGATGCCACTTCGGGGCCGGCCGGTGCCGCGCCGGCTGCCCAACCCGGGATCAATGGTTCGGTTCGCCGCCGGGTGCTCATCATCGTCGAAAATCTTCCAGTGCCGTTCGATCGCCGAGTGTGGTCGGAGGCCAGCACATTGGCGCAGCATGGCTATGAGGTGTCTGTAATTTGTCCCAAGGGACCGGGTGCGTCGGCCTCATTTGAGATCATCGATGGAATCGCGGTCTATCGCCACTGGTTGCCGAGAGAAGGGCGGGGGGTGCTGAGCTATTTCGCCGAATACGGCGCGGCATTGTTCTGGGAGTTCGTGCTGAGTCTGAAAATTCTCGCAACGCGTGGATTTGATGTGGTCCACGCTTGTAATCCGCCGGATCTCATTTTCGTAGTTGGTGCATTTCATAAGTTCCTGTTTGGAAAATCATTCATCTACGACCAGCACGATATCAATCCGGAGTTTTATGAAGCAAAATTCAAACGTCGTGGCCTTCTCTGGCGGGTTTTGGTCCTTCTCGAGCGCATGACATTCGCATTATCTGACGTATCAATAGCGACAAATCAATCGTACCGTACCATCGCCATTGAACGAGGGCGAATGAGCCCGGATCGTGTGTTCATTGTGCGCTCCGGTCCGAACCTTTCGCGCGTGCGATCGGTTCCACCAGACCCGGCCTGGAAGAAAGGAAGGAAATTCCTGGTCGCATATGTGGGTGTTATTGGAGAACCGGAAGGGATCGATCTGCTACTGGAGTCGATCAAGCACGTCCGCAGGAGACGAAACCGCGATGATGTCCAGTTCGTCGTTGTCGGGAGTGGGCCGGTATTGGAGGAAGTCAGGAAACTTGCAACGTCCTTTGAGCTGGACGAATTGGTGACGTTCACCGGCCGTGTCGATGATGAGACGCTGTTCACAATACTTTCGACGGCAGACGTCTGCGTAAATCCGGACCGCCCCAGCACGATCAACGACAAATCTACGATGAACAAGATCATGGAGTACATGGCCTTGGGCAGGCCCATCGTTCAATTCGACCTCACCGAAGGGCGGGTTTCGGCCGCAGAGGCATCTTTATATGCAAGGAATACAGATACCGCGGAGTTTGGCGACAAGATACTGGAGCTTATCGATGATCCGGTGCGGCGTGTCCGTATGGGCGCATTCGGCCAGAAGAGAATCCGTGACGAACTCGCTTGGGACCACGAGGCAGCAAACCTTCTGAATGCTTATGAAAAGGTCTTCAGTCTGAGATATTCACCGAGCCGCCGGCGACGCGCTGATGTACTTGAACTGAGGCGACGCGACAGCTGA
- a CDS encoding nucleotide sugar dehydrogenase: MKIAVFGLGYVGMTAAACLTRDGHEVIGVDISDEKVAIVNAGKSPITEPGLDDLVARSVRKGLLSATKDASRHLDSCAMAIVCVGTPSAPDGSHNMSFIVEVSHQIAELVNPARAATLTVVFRSTMRPGTIEELVLPIFEDALKDRMDLVELVYNPEFLRESVAIEDFFNPPRIVIGTKDEGRCSALDELNARIAAPVFYTTYRAAEMTKFVDNTFHAIKIAFANEVGRVCDKLNISAATVHKIFISDTKLNISPNYLRPGGAFGGSCLPKDVRALQYIASDVGAHTHLVDSILRSNDAHKNFLFENCVKAVPAGGHVLMLGLAFKEDSDDLRESPNIDLARKFLQSHIGLSIYDPHVEPSKLLGQNLGYAFSNLPALRKLLIPKSVAESELFDLVIDTRGWAKHMALRTRRIIDVNTLS, translated from the coding sequence ATGAAAATTGCGGTGTTCGGACTTGGTTACGTTGGCATGACGGCGGCCGCCTGCCTCACCAGGGACGGCCACGAAGTGATCGGTGTCGACATCAGCGATGAAAAAGTGGCGATCGTCAATGCAGGCAAGTCACCGATCACGGAGCCCGGCCTCGATGACCTTGTAGCACGTTCTGTTAGGAAGGGTTTGCTGAGCGCGACGAAGGATGCGAGCCGGCATCTCGATAGTTGCGCCATGGCCATAGTCTGTGTGGGAACGCCCAGTGCGCCGGACGGGTCTCACAATATGAGCTTTATCGTAGAGGTGTCCCATCAGATCGCGGAGTTGGTCAACCCCGCTCGGGCGGCGACGTTGACGGTCGTATTTCGCTCAACGATGCGACCCGGCACGATCGAGGAACTGGTGCTCCCGATTTTCGAAGACGCGTTGAAAGATAGGATGGATCTCGTCGAGCTCGTCTACAACCCTGAGTTCCTACGCGAATCTGTAGCGATCGAAGACTTCTTCAATCCGCCGAGGATCGTGATTGGAACGAAGGATGAGGGAAGGTGCTCGGCTCTTGACGAGTTGAACGCAAGAATCGCAGCGCCGGTCTTCTACACGACTTATCGTGCGGCTGAGATGACAAAATTCGTCGACAACACGTTTCACGCCATAAAGATTGCGTTTGCCAACGAAGTGGGTCGGGTTTGCGATAAGCTCAATATCAGCGCAGCTACTGTTCATAAGATATTCATCTCCGACACGAAGCTCAACATCTCACCCAATTATTTGAGGCCGGGTGGCGCATTCGGTGGCTCATGCCTGCCAAAAGACGTTCGCGCGCTCCAGTACATTGCAAGCGACGTCGGGGCACATACTCACCTTGTGGATTCGATTCTGAGATCGAATGACGCGCACAAGAATTTTCTGTTTGAGAATTGCGTGAAAGCCGTTCCGGCGGGTGGGCATGTGCTTATGCTGGGGCTAGCCTTCAAGGAGGACAGTGACGATCTGCGCGAGAGTCCTAATATCGACCTGGCTCGAAAATTCCTTCAGTCGCATATCGGCTTGTCGATCTACGATCCCCACGTCGAGCCGTCCAAATTGTTGGGTCAGAATCTTGGCTATGCGTTTTCAAATCTGCCCGCACTCCGCAAACTACTGATCCCAAAGTCGGTCGCCGAGTCGGAGCTGTTCGACCTTGTCATCGACACCAGGGGATGGGCGAAACACATGGCATTACGCACCAGGCGGATCATCGATGTTAACACGCTTTCGTGA